AAGCCATTAACCATTTCCTCAGTATTCGCCCCCTCCACCACTCCAGGCTCTCTTGACCCATTCAAGATCCCGCAAGCATTTGAGTTTGTACTCCAGCTTGAAAAAGGATAATGGTTAACCTTTGtagtgcatttattttattggtaACTGTTCTGAGAGCTTTATATCGATTAATTCATACACAAAAATAAGCACAGCAACCTTTGAGGTCAATGGCACTATTATTCTATTATTCCCACTTTGTATATGAGGATGCAGAGATGAGGAGAGGCTAAGTCACCTGTCCAAGGCCACATAGCCagcaaggggcagagccaggatttgaacccagacaacCTAGTTCCAAAGTTCATACTGTCAACTACTCTCCTCTGCTGCCTGTTGGGGAAGGGACCTTGGCCTGTGTCTGCCCCTCCCCCTAACCTCCGGCCTCTCCCCGTGCAGGTGGTGGGCAGCTCCCTCCTCTTCGTGCATGACCACACCGGCCTGGCCAAGGTCTGGATGATTGACTTTGGCAAGACAGTGGCCCTGCCTGACCACCAGACGCTCAGCCACCggctgccctgggctgagggcaacCGTGAGGACGGCTACCTCTGGGGCCTGGACAACATGATCTGCCtccttcaggggctggcccagagctGACCTGCTTGCCGACCACCAGGTTGGGCAATGCCCACCACTGGATGGCGCCCATCTGGCTGGAAGAGCCCCAAGATGCGCAGGGGGCCTGAGGTTGGCCATGGGGGAGCTGACATCCGGGGATGGGAGAGGTTCTGTTGTACACCTTGCAAGACCAGTGTGGAAGATCTGCAGGGCCTTGGAGACCAGGTAGCGCCCGGCCCTTTCATGACACGAGGGTTCTAAGGACCAGAGAGGGGCCGTGACATGGCTGGGTTCCACCATGAGCGACAACCAGACTCGGTCTTCTCACCAGCCAGGAAGGTTTCTGAGGGGCTGCCAGAGGCCACAGCTAAACCAGGCGCCCTGAAAGGACAATTCAGGTGCCACAGGGTTCAGGCTGACCTGGTGCCTGTCACCCATGAGTGACTGTAATCACTGCCTCCTTGTCgatgccctcctggctggaagcTGGCTCTGAGGCCAGGTCAGCTTCGTCTGTGGTGCCCTGGAGAACCAGACCTCATTTGCAAACAAATGCAAGAGCCGCTCATCCGTCTGGGTGAGTTATGGCCCTATCTCTTCATCTGGGAGCCGTTCAAGTGCagagggaggccctgagagggcaTGACACCATGGGACCTGTCCAAGAGCTGACACTGCTGGGTGGGGCCCAGCTTACCCTGTCctgccctctcttccttcctgctcCTGGAAGAATCCTGCTGACCCTCTGCAGACCAAAACCACAGCCACATCCCATGCCAACACTGTGACCGGCACCATCTCTTTCCTCAGGCACCAGCGCAGCCTCAgaactttctccttcctcctagcCGACCGCAGTGACAAAAACGGCTCTCTGAGGTTGGGAAGCAGGCTGAGGAATCAGAGCTGCCTTCCTCCGGAGGACTGCCATCCCCGAAAAGTGGCCAGCTTGGGCCACGGGCACGGGGGGGACCACTGGCTGTGACCCCAGGCTTGCAACCTGGTCCCAATCCAAGATCCCAGCACCCTGAGGTGTGGGTGATGCTCCTccgtcccctcctcctgcccctgtaACATTGGCTTCCTGGCCCAGGAGGCTGGGGGGGGATGGGCACCTCCCTCTTCCCGAGGCTCTAATGCTGTCTCCCAGGGCTGCTGTCTCCCAGGGCTGCTGTCTCCCAGGGCTGCAGCATGCTCCTTTTCCACTGACCTTTATACTTATTTATACAAAAGCGAGTAGTTGTTAGGTGGGGCAGCGTCGGGAACAGGAGGCAGAATCGCCTCACTGCCTTGCCCCCCATGACAGCCCCCCAATAAATGGGACATTCAGAGTTCAAGTTTGTGGAGTTTTTCTTTTGCATCGGAGTGTGTGGGCTCAAAGCTCCTGATCTGAGCATCAGTGCTGGGTGAGGTAATGGGACGACGATCAGTTTGGGGTAGAGGCAGGCTCTGCGTGGGCTGGTCCAGTCACCGGTGGTCGCTGAGCTGCTACTCTTGTGCCTGGCTCTGTGCTGGACAATGCAGGGGGCGCAGTGGTGACCAAGACAGCTCTAAGCCCTGCCCTCAAGGGTTCCCAGGACAGTGCACCAGACAGAATGTGGCAACCATCGTCAGGGCTGGGATGGAGGACGCCCCACTTCTGGTTTGAAACACTCCACTGTACAGTTTCTCTGGATAAGACTctttgctgggcactggggacacagcagtgaccaAGACAGATTTGCTCTTCCCCTTTCAGAGGAGAGGCAACAGGTATTCATTAGACTAATAATCTCTctctatacatatatgtatacacatctgAGTGGGTACTAACTGCCTGGTTGAGCCCTGACCCTGCCACTTGGCAAGCCACGTGACCTCAGGCCAGTAGCTACACCCCTCCAGGCCTCAGTCTCTCCACCTGGAAAGTGGGGAGGATCTAGTACCTTCCTTATAGGACTGGAGGATTTCATGGGTTAACATGGGTAAAGAGGTTGCCACATGTAactgttctcagaggaatttgatttttttcaaaaaaatcagaacagaggtgGGAGAGGGGCCTAACCTGGAGCTGAGGGAATCTTTCCTAAGGAAGCGACAATGAGCCAAGATGGAGCAGTGAAGGAGTCAGCAGAGGGCTGCAGTGGAGTACGACAGGGACCTGGAAGGCGAGTATGGCTGGCTGCAGAAAGTGTGAGAAAGAACAGCCCAGGATAAGGACAGATGAGCTGAGGCCGGGAGAGGTTAATCCCTATCCTGTGAGCAAGAAGGAGCTGCTAGAAGCTTCTCTGGTGGAGAGTGGGAAGACCTGgtttgcgttttttttttttcccctccatcaGGCCTGGCTCCATGTGAACAGACGTGAGGCAGCAGAGGGTCCAGTGGCGAGGCTCTTGCAGATGTCCAGAGACAGGACAGTGGTTAGAAGGTGGTCACCAGTGAGAATTCAATGGATGCAACATTCACGTAGAATGGATAGGACATTGGGTCTGAGCTGCTGTCAGTCTCCCCTGGAGAGAGGGAGCTTGTCTATGAGGCTTCTGGTTCTAACCCCGgcccacagagtaggtgctcaatactgGGGGGATGGGCTTGGGGGCAGAGGAGTTGGGACAATACCCAGGATTGGGACTGGATGCACTGGGGTGGACCCTGCATGAAAGACCTCTGGCTGGAGGTCCTCAGAGATCCAACCCAAACCCTTGGGCTGTTGCACAAAAGGAGAAACGGGGGCGTTTTTCAAATGGTGACAGAGCCAGGCTGTGGCCCAGACCCAGTCCCACAGCTCAGGGCCGCAGCAGGCTAGTGGCTAGAGTCCTGTGGTCTGAGGAGCAGGGCCTGTCCACAGAGGCCGGCCCGCACCCCACCAGCAGGCACCACATACTCCCGGCCATCAGCGGCCCTCGAGGGCGAGAAGTCCGTCAGCTGCAGGTTGCTATCCCGGACTTGGTCGTAGTCCCACAGCTGGTAGTGCCAACTCTTGCCCTGCTTGGAGAGAAGGTAGACGACTCCTGGCGAGTCTTCCTCCGGCAGGGATGGTGGCTGGCGGGGCGTGTGAGGCACTGGGTGGAACAGGCCTGGCAGCTCGGGGTCCTCGGCATAGCCGAGACTTGGCACATGCTGCACGCCCAGCAGGACccctgggaggagagggggaggctgTGAGTGGGAGCTGAGCCCTGACGAGGTGCTGGGGCTCACTGAGTGCACCCCACAGCCCTCCAGGGTAGGTGCTGCCTCTATCCCCACGGTACAGAGACGTCAGCAGGGACCACAGGCAGGGCTGAGATCTGCACCCAGGGTGTCTGGCTCCACAGCTGCAGGCaagtcctgcctcctccagcctgTCAGCACAGGGAGCTGGGAGGCGGCGCTAAAAAGAGCAAACAGCCATTTGCATCACAAAGAGATACTCAGGGAGGAGCCCTCCAGGCCACAGACCCACGAGGGGCCCAAGTGGAGCCTCAATCCAGGCCACCTGACACCCGCAAATCCATCCTTCTTTCAGGCAGGTGGAATGATGACAACGCTCATCACAGCCAACACTGAGACGTGTAACGTGCCAAGCCCTGTTGTACGAGTTCTATGTGCTCAGCCTGTAAAGCAGCCCTGTCAGTGGGTGCTACTGTCACCTTGATTTCCAGATGGAGAAATGGAAGCCCAGAGCAGAGCCTGGGAGTGGCTGGACCGGGCCTGGAGCCCAGACTGTCCGATCCTAAAGTCTGCACTCTGAGCTTGTGCATGGAAACCCCCACTGGCAGACACTGAGGCACCTGCTGTCTGCCAGGTCCCTGCTAAGTACCCTCTGGGGACAGGGATGGCCCAGCCCTTGTCCTCGCCTCGAGGGGACTGGGGAGGTGCCAGTGCAAGGGTGAAACTGTGAGGGGGGGTGACGGGGGGCTGGGGAGATCCAGCGTGAGGGCTCAGGGGTGCAGGGGGCGACCCACCTGCGCTCACTGCCCAGTGGGCCTTGTAGCCCTTTCTCTGACACGGCTCGTGGTTGAAGTCCTCATCGTAGCTGGTGCTGGGGTTAAGGCCAAAGCTGTGGTGTGGCCCTGGGACCCACCCTTCTCCATCCCCACCCTGCTCTCTTCCCGGCCTTGGGATACGGGATGAGCAAGGGATTTCCAGCGACAAGGTGCTGCAGGACACGGTCTCTGTTGGGACCGCCCAGGCCTCCAGAAAGCAGCTCAGCCTGGCAGCCCAGCGCCTCCCGGGCCAGCCTGCCCACGTTGGCCACTGCAGACAGAGCAGACACAGAGCAAGGCATCACTGTGTGCCTGGGACCGTGCCAAGGGCTCTCTGGGGATCGAGCCTCTAGCTCCCACCATGACCATCACCTCTTTGTACAAACGAAGAAAATGAGGCTCCAAGAGGGTAAGCTGCTTGGCCAGGGCCACACAGTAGGGGGTAGCAGAGCTGGCtgggaacccaggcagcctggctcaagTCTACCTTGTAATACTCTGCTCTACCGGGTGGGGAGACGGGCCTGAGGAACAGAATAAGTTCCCCTCATGCACCTGGCAGTGTCCCACCCAGCCTCTCCAGTCCCCTGCTGGTGAAGAACACCTGACTTGCAACCCTTCTGCACCCAACTCACCAGAGAACATCTCTCCCTGGGCCGTGTAGCCTCTCTCCACAGCCATGTGCACGAGTCTCTCCAGGGGGACACCGCTGGGGGGCGCCAGGAGAGTGCCTGCCATCCACAAGGCCACCAGCCCACACCTGGGGAGAGCCAGGCCCAGCCCCTCAACCTGAGTCATGTCTTTACTGGGCACTCCTTTGCCCCAGAAGCTGAAGTTTGGGTAACAGGTTTGCTGCCCTGGGGAagttcccctcccctctctcaggCCGGGTGGGGACACCTGACTCCCTTTCATGAGAGAGAGGATGGCCAAGGCCTGAGCCCAGGGCTGGAGGGCTGGAGGTGGGGTGAGAGGGTGGGCACAGACGTCACCTGGGCTTCAAAGAGGAGTAGGTGCAAAAGTGGAGTTAGAGATGAGGGACcaggttcattcattcactcacctgCTCATTGGTGCCAACTCTGTCTACTGCGCATGCACCCAGGACCTCAACTTGGTAAGTTCCCCTTCCcgcccccccacctccccagcctgcctcctcccactcctcccaCCCTCCTGGGTCAATCCTCACGAAGCCCAGCAAAGGCAGGGGCTCGGAATGCCTGGCCGGCCAGGGGGCTGGAGTTCCGCATCAGGGCACGTACTGAGGGCCTTCTTGGATGAGGGAGGGCAGCTCCGCACAGAAGAGGATCCACCGCAGGTCACTCCTGAAACTGAATCAGAGCCACACTCAGGTCACGTGGGAACTAGCTCCTAGACCCCCGCCTTGAGGTCTGGCCAGGAGTGGGGTGTCAAGGGACGGTGATGAGGAGGAACACAGGCCTGGCTGTCCTGAAGCCCGAGGGCCACTCCTGGTTCTGTCACTGACTTCCTTCACCCCAGATGAGGGACTTCCCgtcccgagcctcagtttcctcatctgctcaATGGGAATCATCCTTCCACCTGCTGCTCCCTGCTCCTTCTCTCAGTTACCGAAGGGGCGAAGGTTTGCAACCAGGAACCACAGAAATATCTTATATAAGGTGAAAATTCCTTAATTCAGCCTTGAGTAAAACCAGGTAACAACATGCTCCAGGCCTAGAGATCACCTTCATAATGAGCCCTTGCAGGCCCGCCCAGCCCCACCCTTGGGGAGGCCTGCCAACAGCTCTGGTGATGCCAATCCCACTCCCTCCAGGGCTCAGGAGGGGGAGGGCCAAGTGCTTGTATTTCTATTAGAAGGCCAGTGAAAGGGCAAGGCTGGGGGGGCA
This genomic window from Diceros bicornis minor isolate mBicDic1 chromosome 34, mDicBic1.mat.cur, whole genome shotgun sequence contains:
- the ACTMAP gene encoding actin maturation protease isoform X1 translates to MISPCSPPLEPPAPPPRPPAPQAPIIPPPPLPPHLPDLAFPPPSLSLEAPIPPPPPLPPPPPATGVAPPHVYGLEKSRLLKEALEKAGPVPRSREDVKRLLKLHKERFRSDLRWILFCAELPSLIQEGPQCGLVALWMAGTLLAPPSGVPLERLVHMAVERGYTAQGEMFSVANVGRLAREALGCQAELLSGGLGGPNRDRVLQHLVAGNPLLIPYDEDFNHEPCQRKGYKAHWAVSAGVLLGVQHVPSLGYAEDPELPGLFHPVPHTPRQPPSLPEEDSPGVVYLLSKQGKSWHYQLWDYDQVRDSNLQLTDFSPSRAADGREYVVPAGGVRAGLCGQALLLRPQDSSH
- the ACTMAP gene encoding actin maturation protease isoform X2; translation: MISPCSPPLEPPAPPPRPPAPQAPIIPPPPLPPHLPDLAFPPPSLSLEAPIPPPPPLPPPPPATGVAPPHVYGLEKSRLLKEALEKAGPVPRSREDVKRLLKLHKERFRSDLRWILFCAELPSLIQEGPQCGLVALWMAGTLLAPPSGVPLERLVHMAVERGYTAQGEMFSGVLLGVQHVPSLGYAEDPELPGLFHPVPHTPRQPPSLPEEDSPGVVYLLSKQGKSWHYQLWDYDQVRDSNLQLTDFSPSRAADGREYVVPAGGVRAGLCGQALLLRPQDSSH